One Vicugna pacos chromosome 12, VicPac4, whole genome shotgun sequence genomic window carries:
- the LOC107033419 gene encoding transport and Golgi organization protein 1 homolog isoform X1: MEGMRSHLLGCPTSVVRTLVLLSHPGPDVHGILQSATVLTACWRIFAFLVFIWRTVLAEKPQKYQVTIKQITEKINNLKNENRELAENISTWEQKENIKTMERVNEYLNYFIQIARAKLQSARDQNAKRQCLPGILNTRPEDLMQRAVTTEECNLEEREGEVQDHCAASGSVKLGEEAKFQRLEPRIHFLKEIAGQLNRKLDMKRCELVEKKQLLAVEEKLKLAEEETQKYKRRLEECQRQMQEAEITWRHQIALAEKKAQDNWLRAQELERENAEMRREVAYLKQRLEAISRQRQAEKYMKQEAILGGPYGLHPPLTSQSV, encoded by the exons ATGGAGGGGATGAGGTCCCACTTGCTGGGGTGTCCCACATCT GTCGTCCGCACTCTGGTTCTCCTTTCCCATCCTGGGCCTGATGTTCATGGAATTCTGCAGAGTGCTACTGTTCTTACTGCCTGCTGGAGAATTTTTGCTTTCCTGGTGTTCATCTGGAGGACCGTCCTTGCT GAAAAGCCTCAAAAGTATCAAG TTACTATAAAGCAGATAACTGAGAAGATCAATaatttaaagaatgaaaacagagaaCTTGCAGAAAATATATCCACTTGGGAGCAGAAG GAGAACATCAAAACCATGGAGAGGGTTAATGAATATTTGAATTACTTCATTCAAATTGCTCGAGCGAAACTGCAGTCAGCAAGGGATCAGAATGCCAAGCGTCAGTGCTTG CCAGGCATTTTGAACACAAGACCTGAGGATTTGATGCAGAGAGCTGTGACAACTGAGGAATGTAACCTGGAAG aaCGTGAAGGTGAAGTGCAAGACCACTGTGCTGCATCGGGATCTGTGAAACTGGGAGAGGAAGCGAAATTCCAAAGGCTGGAGCCAAGAATACACTTCCTTAAAGAAATTGCTGGACAGTTAAATAG GAAGCTGGACATGAAAAGATGTGAGCTGGTGGAAAAAAAGCAGCTATTAGCAGTAGAAGAGAAGTTGAAATTGGCTGAGGAAGAGACACAAAAGTACAA GAGAAGACTTGAAGAATGCCAAAGGCAAATGCAGGAAGCAGAGATCACCTGGAGACACCAG ATCGCTCTTGCTGAGAAGAAGGCCCAAGACAACTGG CTCAGGGCTCAGGAGTTGGAGAGGGAAAATGCTGAGATGAGAAGGGAAGTTGCCTACCTGAAACAAAG ACTGGAAGCAATCTCCAgacagaggcaggcagagaaatACATGAAGCAGGAGGCCATCCTAGGAGGACCATACGGGCTGCACCCTCCATTGACAT CACAGTCAGTATGA
- the LOC107033419 gene encoding transport and Golgi organization protein 1 homolog isoform X2, which produces MEGMRSHLLGCPTSVVRTLVLLSHPGPDVHGILQSATVLTACWRIFAFLVFIWRTVLAEKPQKYQVTIKQITEKINNLKNENRELAENISTWEQKPGILNTRPEDLMQRAVTTEECNLEEREGEVQDHCAASGSVKLGEEAKFQRLEPRIHFLKEIAGQLNRKLDMKRCELVEKKQLLAVEEKLKLAEEETQKYKRRLEECQRQMQEAEITWRHQIALAEKKAQDNWLRAQELERENAEMRREVAYLKQRLEAISRQRQAEKYMKQEAILGGPYGLHPPLTSQSV; this is translated from the exons ATGGAGGGGATGAGGTCCCACTTGCTGGGGTGTCCCACATCT GTCGTCCGCACTCTGGTTCTCCTTTCCCATCCTGGGCCTGATGTTCATGGAATTCTGCAGAGTGCTACTGTTCTTACTGCCTGCTGGAGAATTTTTGCTTTCCTGGTGTTCATCTGGAGGACCGTCCTTGCT GAAAAGCCTCAAAAGTATCAAG TTACTATAAAGCAGATAACTGAGAAGATCAATaatttaaagaatgaaaacagagaaCTTGCAGAAAATATATCCACTTGGGAGCAGAAG CCAGGCATTTTGAACACAAGACCTGAGGATTTGATGCAGAGAGCTGTGACAACTGAGGAATGTAACCTGGAAG aaCGTGAAGGTGAAGTGCAAGACCACTGTGCTGCATCGGGATCTGTGAAACTGGGAGAGGAAGCGAAATTCCAAAGGCTGGAGCCAAGAATACACTTCCTTAAAGAAATTGCTGGACAGTTAAATAG GAAGCTGGACATGAAAAGATGTGAGCTGGTGGAAAAAAAGCAGCTATTAGCAGTAGAAGAGAAGTTGAAATTGGCTGAGGAAGAGACACAAAAGTACAA GAGAAGACTTGAAGAATGCCAAAGGCAAATGCAGGAAGCAGAGATCACCTGGAGACACCAG ATCGCTCTTGCTGAGAAGAAGGCCCAAGACAACTGG CTCAGGGCTCAGGAGTTGGAGAGGGAAAATGCTGAGATGAGAAGGGAAGTTGCCTACCTGAAACAAAG ACTGGAAGCAATCTCCAgacagaggcaggcagagaaatACATGAAGCAGGAGGCCATCCTAGGAGGACCATACGGGCTGCACCCTCCATTGACAT CACAGTCAGTATGA